TATTATTCGTAATTGCGTATAGTTTTCCGTCAATGACTTTATAATTTGAAAGGTTATTACCATTAATTTTAGAAGTAAGTACTGGTACACCTTCTACTTTTTTATTTTTAAGGTTATACTTTAAAACCGAAATACCATTTCCACTATTCTTTAAAAAATACAACTCTTCATTCGAAAGTAATTCATAACTTTGCTTCAACTGTTCCTTTTGTTCATTCGATAAATTTAAAGTTTCTTCTTTACCAGTTTCTAAATTAAATACGACCACTTCATTACTAACTTCTTCAGATGTTGTTTCACCATTTGGTAGAACAGTATCCTTTAGTTTTACCTTCTTATAAACATTGTATTTAGAAGGAAGCGTTTGATCCGATTCTGATATTAAATTTTGTATTTCAGTGTGAGTATGTGTCTTTTGGTCATTTGATGATTTATTAATCACTTTACGATCAACAATTTTCTTTTGGTTTATATTAATTCGATACATAACTACTTCAGTCTGGTCGACAATCGTATCTGAATTAGTATTTTTATCGATTGTTTTATTTTGATAAGTAGTTACAACTAAATTTTTACCAATTAATTGTACATCCTCTACACTAATATAAGAGTAGATTTCTTCATCTGGGATATCAATTTTAAATGTATAACGGTCTTTATTATGAAGATCAAGACCATCTATATACATTTTAAAATGATTATTTTTATGCTCATACGTACCACCAAGTTTTCCACCTTTGACCTCGGCGTGCCATGCAAAATCTTTATCGATATAAAATTGAGAAGAAGAAATTTTTCCGCGCATAAAGTTTCTTTCTTTCTTTTTTAAATCATTTAATTTCTTTAAATCATAGTAATCACTATCAAGGTCACTAAGAATTGAATTGTTGTTTTTATATTCACTTCCCCCAGTAGTAATACTTAAGCCTCTACCGCCTTCTTGACCATATCCGGCGCTAATCGTTAAATCTTTAACGTATTTTGAATCTCCATTTTCGGTCTTTAAGTAAAATTTAGGCAACTTGCTTTCTGACATAGCTACTTTCGTAAAAAACGTACCTAAACTGATTGTCGTGACAACGGCTATTACTGCCAAATTACGATATCGCTTCATTCTAAACTCCTCCTTACACCGATACTTTGTTTTTTAATAAATATTTACTAAATAAGATTGAACTTGTAATAATGATTATAAAAAGACCTATTTCCATATAAAGGACTTCACTTGGATAGAATGAGAAATCATTTCCAAAAACATAAGATTGAATAAACTCAGGTATAAGAATTAAAACGACAATCGCCATAGCGTATAAGATCCCAAATAATATACCTTTCCAACGATAACTACGTTCTAAAAGAATGAATGTGAAAAGAGTAAACACTAAGCCCATTCCAATAAGATATCTAAAAATAAAATCCACAAAATTACTTGGTAAAATCATTTGAAAAATATTAGGACCCATAACAAGATCAACTGTATTCATTTTTCCTAACAGTTCACTTGGAATGATTTGTTGAAATACGTTTATTTCAATTGGTAAAAGTACTAGTTGAAAAGCCAGTAAACTCAACACCATAATTAAAATTGTAGTCGCTTTAGCAAAGTAAATTGTCATTCTTGAGGTTGGTAGCATAAATAAACGGTAAATAAATGTGTTTTTTCCGAAATAATCTCTATACCAAATGATAAAAATATAGAACATCATTAAAGCGACACTGATCACAATTGGACCAATAAATAATGCATGATTAGCTACATAGTTAAAGGTAAGTAACCCATTTGAAGAGATAAACTGTTCTGTTGCTTTCATAGAACTTGCATAGTTCGCGTCGTTAGCAGCTTGCATATATTTGGACTTTACTAAAAATAAACTTAAAAACTGCGAAATTGCTACTATAATAAGTAATCCTATATATAATTTAAAAAATCGATTAACTTCAAAGTTAACTAGTTTTAAATATCGATTCACGATTCATACACCTCTCTCATTACATCCATAACTGATTTACCTTCTTCTAATCGAATTTCTTCTGTATAAAACTCTTTTAAAATTTCGCCGTTATCTAATAAAACGACCTTATCAATTAAATGCTCAATATCGCTAATTTCATGCGTTGTTATAATCACGCCTCGATCCTCGATTAAGTGACTCGTAAAAACTTTTGCAATTTGTTCTCTACTAAACATATCGATACCAGAAAAAGGTTCATCCATCAGAACATAATCAACATCTAGTCCTAAACCAAAAAGTAAATTTGCTTTTGCAGCATTCCCTTTTGAAAGCTCTCCTAGTTTCTCGTCTTCCTTTAAACGGAAAAACCCAAGTAATTCTTTTGCACGCTCTGGATTCCAATTTACATAAAAATCCTTCATAAACTGCATTGCTTCTCCAACTGTAAAACTAGGTAGCATTGTAAGTGTATCTGGAATAAACGTGATATTTTCGTACATTGTATGATTCATTTTCTTATCATCTATTAATATTTCACCGCGATCGATTGGCGTAATCCCCATAATTGCCTTCATCGTTGTAGACTTACCAACACCGTTAATACCAATTAAACAAGTGATTTCTCCTTTATTTGCTGTGAAAGAAATATCACGTAAAACATTTTTCCGACCATATTTTTTTGAAACATTTTTAACTTGTATCATTTAAGCCTCTCCTTTCCCTTCTTCTTTTATCTTTTGTTCATAGTTTTGTTTGACCATTGTAAGTAACTCTTCAACCGGAACATTTATTACTTTAATTGAATCGACAAATTCATTTACAGCTTCCATAATCAATTCATTTCGTACACCATTTAACACTTTTATGTCAGTCGTAATCTTACTAGGGAAATTTCGTTCAGTCGTAATCAATCCTTGTTCCTCCATTTCCTTGTATGCTTTTTGTACAGTATTTGGATTTATATTAAATTGAACAGCTAATTCTCTTCTTGATGGTATTTCTTGACCAGCTTCTAATAATCTTTTGGCAATTTGTTGTTTAAAATGCCTAACGACCTGTAGATAAACCGGTTCACGGTTATTTACTATAAATTCCATCAATCCACCTCCTCGTTCTATATACGATTTTTGCAGTATATGTGTGTACTACTTAGTTCATACACTTAAGACATAACGACGTGTATTACTTAAATAATACACCTTATACGTGTACTATACATGTAGTACACCAAAATTGTCAAACACAAAATTTAAAAATACTAGACTAAAGTTGAGCCATTCCAATTAGTCTAGTATTTCTACACGATCCTTAATTTATTTTTTTTCGATCTTTTCGAACAACTAAAAAGTAAAAGAAGACACTCGGCCAAGGGAATTGAATCATTCCTAACAACCCCCATAACCAGGCTGAACGATTTCTCTTTTTAGCGTTTGTAAAAAGTGTGATACTTTGAGTTATTAAAATTATAAAGACTAAAACTAATATGATAATATTTTCTGTTGTCCATTCCACTTTAGATCAACTCACTTTCAATTTTCTTTTTATCTCGTTCAAAAATAATCGGTAATGCAATAAAGCCTATACCTTGAATAATCACTATACTTACTGGTGCCTCTAATGCCATAAGAAGTGCCCCGATGAATAGACTGCATGCTACACAAATAAATACGATTAGTTCTTTAAGAAAAATGGTTTTCTTTTTCACCTGATGTAATTTAATTTTATCGGTAATTGCACTGATTGATGGTTCATATACTTCGGTTATTTCATCAAACTGCTTCAATGCTATAACAATTTCTTCTTTATCCATCTTGCATCAACTCCTTTCTTAATTCCTTCATTCCATTATGAATTCTTGATTTAACAGTCCCTTCTCGAATTCCCATCATATTTCCAATTTCTTCGTTCGTATAGCCGTAGTAATACTTTAATAATATAGCCGTTCGTACTTCGGATTTAAGTTTTTCAAAACCCTCCATAATATCACTCCACTCAAACCCTTTATAGGCTAACTGCCAATTTAAGGAGCGCGATAACTTTTCAGACTCATTTTTTTGCCAAAACCATTCGCGCTTTTTCTTTCTTTGTTGATCTAAATAAAGTCTAGTAGCGATTGTTATTAGCCAAGTTGAAAATTTTGATTGACCATTGTATTTCTTTATATTGTCATAACCTTTCAACATCGTATCCTGTACTAAATCTTCTGCAGTTTGTTGATTTAGGGTCATCTTTAAAACGTATTTATATAAAAAGGAATAATGGATTTGAAAAAGTTTAGCAAATGCATCTTGGTCACCTTGCTGAGCATATTTTATAATTTCTAATTCATCTAAATCCGCCATATCTTCCTCCCTTCTTGCTAATCTATACAATTTTTATTTGGTTTCATTTGTTATACGAATAGGTTCTGCATATCGTTCATTTTTCTTTTAATTTTTTTCAAAAAAAAGTGAAGGGTAAATTCTACTTTACCCTTCACTCTTATAAACTTATTTAGGACGATCAATCGTAAACATTTCCCCAACTTTAGCATAGTCATTCCCTGCTAAACGGCTAACTGCTTTTAAGCCATCTGCATCTATACGCCCATTTTCATAAATTTCATCTTCTATATGAAAATAAACAACCTTGCCTATTAATAAGTCGCAAGCCTCATTATCTTTTCCTAATGGAATTGCCTGTTCTAAAATACATTCCATTCGAATTTTTGACTCTTTCACACCTGGAACTGAAACCATTACGCTATCTACTGGTGTTAAGCCTGCTAATTCAATTTCACTTTCAGTAGGTGCCAATGCAGCTGCCGTTTTATTAATTGCATCAACATTCGATTCATCAACGATATGAACGACGAACTCTTTTTTCTCAATTGCATTTCTAGCTGTATCTTTTTGTTTACCATTTTGTCGCTGAACAGAAACAGAAATCATAGGTGGATTAGCCGTTACGATGTTGAAATAGCTAAATGGTGCACCATTTAAGATGGTCTCATTTGATTCAGTTGTAACAAAAGCAATTGGTCTTGGAATAATTCCACCAATTAAGAACTTATAATTATCACGATCACTTAAATCTGCTGGAGAAAAAGATTTCATCATTATAGCATACTCCTTAAAAGTTATTTTTGTACCAATTAGCTGCTGCTTCAATTTCTGATCTAGTTAAGCTATGCCCCATGTTTTCCCAATGAGTAACGACTTTTGCACCGGCACCGTTTAACAATGATGCTAATTCTTCTGTTTCTTGTGGTAAACAGATTGGATCATTTTTGCCTGCTCCAATGAAGACTGACACATCATTCATATTTGGCAATTCTAAATCACGGATCGGTACCATTGGATGCAATAGCATTGCGCCTTTAAATATATTTTCATAATGGAACAGTAGACTACCAGCAATATTTGCACCGTTTGAATAACCAATTGCGATCATATTATTTGGATCAAATCCATGTTCTACGGAAGCTGATTCAATAAACTCTTTTAATTCTTTCGTACGGAAAACTAAATCTTCCATATCAAATACACCTTCAGCTAATCGCTTAAAAAAACGTGGCATTCCATTTTCACTTACATTTCCTCTTACTGATAATACAGAAGCTTCATCATCGATCATACCTGCAATTGGCAAGAGATCAAGTTCATTCCCACCTGTACCATGTAATAATAAAAATGTCGGCTTAGATGGATTACTTCCTCTATTAAATACGTGTTTCATCGTTATTCTCCTTTCACTTCTCTAACAACAATTGGTTGCAAGTGATTTTCTATTATTTCACGATGTGGTTCCTGCCACTTTGGTAGCATTAACTGTTCTCCTAAATGGTCTATATTCTCATCAATCGTAAATCCTGGTGGATCAGTTGCAATTTCAAATAATATCCCACCATTTTCACGAAAATAAATTGCGTTAAAATAATTACGATCTTTGACTTCAGTAACCCCATAATGATTGTCATATAATTTATGTTGCCATTTTACATGTTCTTCATCATTACTTGCCCTCCATGCAATATGATGGACAGTTCCTACCCCCATAGCTCCTCTTCCTACTGCTGCTAATTCAATATCGATAATATTTCCGATATCACTAGCAGCCTTAAAACGTAAATAGTTACCCTCTTGACCTAAGCATTCTAATTCCATTACGTTTTCCAACAGTTCAGCTGTTTTATTTGGTGCTCCAGAATATAAAACTGCACCACCAAACCCTTTAATTGCTACATCCTTTGTAACACCATTAAATTCCCAAGTATTTTCCTGGCCAGCTTCCCTTTCTACTAATTCAAGCTGTAAGCCATGAAAGTCTTCAAATTGAAGAAAAGTTTCTCCAAATCGACTTACTTTTTTTGTTTGAATTTTAAAAGATGCTAAACGGTTTTCCCAAAATTCCATGGAATTAGCTGGGATTAAGAATGTTGTGATTCCTACTTGTCCACTTCCTACTTTTCCTCTATATGCATTTGCCCAAGGGAAAAAAGTCATGATCGTCCCAGGTTTTGCAGTTTCATCTCCAAAATAAAAGTGATACGTACCAGGATCATCAAAATTAATTGTTTTTTTCACAAAGCGTAAACCTAAAATCCCAGCGTAAAAATCCATATTTTCTTGTGGATCACCAACAATGGCAGTAATATGATGTATGCCTTTCATTTTCTCCATATAACTTCCTCCGTTCTAATTCATTTTTTATTTAATTTCCTTAATAATGTAAGTAATTGTACTTGCTCTTCTTCAGTTAATTTGCTGAATTGAGCTTGTTGAAACTCATCTTGTGAAGGTACGATTTCTTCATACATTTTTTGACCCATCTCTGTTAAAGAGAGATATTTGTTTTTCCATTCTACTTCTCTTTTAATCCACTGAAGCTCTTCCATTTTCTTTATTAGATGAGTCACATTTCCTTTTGTAACAACTAATTTATCGGCTAATTCTTGCTGAGTAAGACGCTTATTTCTCCCCACATGGACAATTACATCAAATTGAGAAGTCGTCAGTCCCCATTTTTTCAATTGATTATTTGATTCTCTAACATTTTTAAGATAAAAACGAGCTAATCGAAACCAAAGTAATACTGCTAAATTTTTTGATTTATTTGCAGAAGCTTCATTATGACTATTTAACATTTTTGCACCTCTTTGATCGATCTTGTTATCAGTTTAATACTAAACTGATAACTTTGCAAGTAGATTGATTAAACTAAATAAAAACCTGTTTTCAAAAATAACATCCCCAAAAAGAAGCACGTTGATCTCCACTTTAGGATGCACTCCTTGTGGCGAATCCTACGTCTCCTCGTCACAATCTACCCTCTTTCACTATTTCTTTCAACAGTCTTAAATTTCCTTTAATTTCCTTCCTTTATTCTTTTTTTAATTAGTGATGATATAATTATGTTTAATTTCACTAACTAGAAAGACAGGTAAAATAGATGAAAAAAAGACTACTGAAAATAAGTGCAAGTATTCTAATTTTGTTTCTTATCCTATATGGATTGTACAAGCTAATGAATGCAAGATCTTTTCAGCTTTTTGGAGGATTAACAAATGAAGTACACACTAACCAAAAAGTAGTTGCTTTAACATTTGATGATGGTCCAACTAAAAATGTTGATGACATTCTACCACTTTTAGATCAATACAATGCAAGGGCTACTTTTTTTCTAATTGGTAATGAAATTGAAAAAAATCCCGAAGAAGCAAAAAAAATTGTAGATGCGGGACAACAGGTTGGAAATCATACATATTCTCATGACAGAATGGTGCTAAAATCACCTTCTTTTATCAAAAATGAAATAGAAAAGACAGATCAACTAATTCGAAAAGCTGGCTATAAAGGGGAAATTGAGTTCCGTCCACCAAATGGGAAAAAACTATTTGGCTTGCCGTATTACATGCATAAACATAACCGAGAAACGATTACATGGAATTTAGAGCCAGATACTTTTTACACTAATCCTCAAGACAAAATAAACTATGTAAAGAACAATATTAAACCAGGATCAATTATTTTAATTCATCCGATGTATGATAAAACTGGTAAAGAATTGGTAACAATTAAAGGGATATTGGATTTATTAACGAAAGATGGATATAAATTTGTGACAGTGAAAGAACTCCAAAAGTTACAAAAAGACAAGTAGCATTT
This genomic interval from Gottfriedia acidiceleris contains the following:
- a CDS encoding polysaccharide deacetylase family protein, encoding MKKRLLKISASILILFLILYGLYKLMNARSFQLFGGLTNEVHTNQKVVALTFDDGPTKNVDDILPLLDQYNARATFFLIGNEIEKNPEEAKKIVDAGQQVGNHTYSHDRMVLKSPSFIKNEIEKTDQLIRKAGYKGEIEFRPPNGKKLFGLPYYMHKHNRETITWNLEPDTFYTNPQDKINYVKNNIKPGSIILIHPMYDKTGKELVTIKGILDLLTKDGYKFVTVKELQKLQKDK
- a CDS encoding MarR family winged helix-turn-helix transcriptional regulator codes for the protein MLNSHNEASANKSKNLAVLLWFRLARFYLKNVRESNNQLKKWGLTTSQFDVIVHVGRNKRLTQQELADKLVVTKGNVTHLIKKMEELQWIKREVEWKNKYLSLTEMGQKMYEEIVPSQDEFQQAQFSKLTEEEQVQLLTLLRKLNKK
- the sigY gene encoding RNA polymerase sigma factor SigY codes for the protein MADLDELEIIKYAQQGDQDAFAKLFQIHYSFLYKYVLKMTLNQQTAEDLVQDTMLKGYDNIKKYNGQSKFSTWLITIATRLYLDQQRKKKREWFWQKNESEKLSRSLNWQLAYKGFEWSDIMEGFEKLKSEVRTAILLKYYYGYTNEEIGNMMGIREGTVKSRIHNGMKELRKELMQDG
- a CDS encoding DUF5345 family protein; translation: MDKEEIVIALKQFDEITEVYEPSISAITDKIKLHQVKKKTIFLKELIVFICVACSLFIGALLMALEAPVSIVIIQGIGFIALPIIFERDKKKIESELI
- a CDS encoding alpha/beta hydrolase translates to MKHVFNRGSNPSKPTFLLLHGTGGNELDLLPIAGMIDDEASVLSVRGNVSENGMPRFFKRLAEGVFDMEDLVFRTKELKEFIESASVEHGFDPNNMIAIGYSNGANIAGSLLFHYENIFKGAMLLHPMVPIRDLELPNMNDVSVFIGAGKNDPICLPQETEELASLLNGAGAKVVTHWENMGHSLTRSEIEAAANWYKNNF
- a CDS encoding flavin reductase family protein, which codes for MKSFSPADLSDRDNYKFLIGGIIPRPIAFVTTESNETILNGAPFSYFNIVTANPPMISVSVQRQNGKQKDTARNAIEKKEFVVHIVDESNVDAINKTAAALAPTESEIELAGLTPVDSVMVSVPGVKESKIRMECILEQAIPLGKDNEACDLLIGKVVYFHIEDEIYENGRIDADGLKAVSRLAGNDYAKVGEMFTIDRPK
- a CDS encoding ring-cleaving dioxygenase, which encodes MEKMKGIHHITAIVGDPQENMDFYAGILGLRFVKKTINFDDPGTYHFYFGDETAKPGTIMTFFPWANAYRGKVGSGQVGITTFLIPANSMEFWENRLASFKIQTKKVSRFGETFLQFEDFHGLQLELVEREAGQENTWEFNGVTKDVAIKGFGGAVLYSGAPNKTAELLENVMELECLGQEGNYLRFKAASDIGNIIDIELAAVGRGAMGVGTVHHIAWRASNDEEHVKWQHKLYDNHYGVTEVKDRNYFNAIYFRENGGILFEIATDPPGFTIDENIDHLGEQLMLPKWQEPHREIIENHLQPIVVREVKGE
- a CDS encoding ABC transporter ATP-binding protein, yielding MIQVKNVSKKYGRKNVLRDISFTANKGEITCLIGINGVGKSTTMKAIMGITPIDRGEILIDDKKMNHTMYENITFIPDTLTMLPSFTVGEAMQFMKDFYVNWNPERAKELLGFFRLKEDEKLGELSKGNAAKANLLFGLGLDVDYVLMDEPFSGIDMFSREQIAKVFTSHLIEDRGVIITTHEISDIEHLIDKVVLLDNGEILKEFYTEEIRLEEGKSVMDVMREVYES
- a CDS encoding GntR family transcriptional regulator codes for the protein MEFIVNNREPVYLQVVRHFKQQIAKRLLEAGQEIPSRRELAVQFNINPNTVQKAYKEMEEQGLITTERNFPSKITTDIKVLNGVRNELIMEAVNEFVDSIKVINVPVEELLTMVKQNYEQKIKEEGKGEA